Sequence from the [Clostridium] scindens genome:
GCACCCATTGCCCGTTGATGGCAGTCTTCTCCCCGTATTCCACCGACCAGTAGGCCTCAAACCCGCGGAAATGATCGATCCGGAGGATATCAAGGACATCCAGCTGGTGCCGGATTCTGGAGATCCACCAGGTAAAGCCTTCTTCCTTATGGGCATCCCAGGCATACAGCGGATTACCCCACAGCTGTCCGGTGGCAGAGAAGTAATCCGGCGGGACCCCGGCCACCTTGAGGGGATAGCCGTCAGAATCCAGCTGGAAGAGATGCTGGCTGGCCCATACGTCTGCGCTGTCCATGGAAACAAATATGGGAATATCCCCGATAATCCGGATATCCTTTTGATTGGCATATTCTTTCAGGCGCATCCATTCATCAAAGAACAAGAACTGCGTAAATTGGTAGAAGCCAATGGCCTGTGACAGGCGGCTTCGAAGCTGCTCTTTTCTGTCTTCCGTGGGGGTGCGGTATTGCTCATCCCATTCCAGCCAGCTGCGCCCTTCATTTCGTTCCTTGCATGCCATGAACAGAGCATAGTCATTAAGCCAGTAGCCTTGTTCCTGGACGAACCTGTAAAAGCCTTCCTTCAGTTTCTGATTATCATAGCCATCTCTGAGGAATTCCTGATATGCTGCTTCCAGGATATGCTGCTTCCAGGGGATCAGTGTTCCATAGTCTACGCGCTCGTCATCGGAAGCAGGGCAGTCCTCCAGATCCTTATCTCCTACAAGTCCCAGACGCTTTAAGACGGAAGGGCTGATCAAGAGGGGCTGTCCGGCAAAGGCAGAAAAACTCTGGTAAGGCGAGTCTCCATATCCGGTGTGCGTAAGCGGCAGGATCTGCCAGAGATGCTGGCCTGCCGCTGCAAGAAAGTCTACGAATTCGTAGGCAGCCTCTCCAAGATCCCCAATCCCATAGGGCGATGGCAGCGAAGTCGGATGCAGCAGGATGCCGGAGAGTCTTTTTTTATCTTTCATGAGTTTCCTCCTTCTATACTATTTTCATACGAATAGACCTCATTATACTACAAATTTGGTATTTTTCCTAGCATTGCTGTGTATGATGTTAAAGAGAATATGCTCTTATGAGGGATTCTATGAAGAAACGATGGGGAATACTGCTGCTGGCCTTTTGTCTTCTTGGCCTGACGGCGTGCGCCGCAGGAAAGCTGGACACGGAGAAGATACGGGATATTGAATTTACGGTTCTTTCCAAAGAGGAGGTGCCGGAGGAATTCATGACACAGATAGAAGAAGAAAAGAGCGGTCAGATGAAGCTAAACTATGGGGATAAAGGATACCTGTACATAGCCAGAGGATACGGAACCAAGAAGACCACCGGCTATAGCGTGGAAGTTTCCCAATGCTATGAGACCGGGAATTCAGTCGTCCTAAAGACCGGCCTTCAAGGGCCCGGAAAAAAAGAGGAGATTCTTAAGAAGAAGACCTATCCTTACGTGGTAATAAAGATGGAGTATACAGATAAACAAGTAGTATTTAAGTAGGAGGCGCAGATATGGAATATGTAACAAAGCAGATGCAGACTTACAGGACTGGCAAGACCATCACGGACCAGTTCTACATTGATGACGATTATAATGTACCGGACGCGAAAAGCGATGTGAAGAGAGTCATACTTGGCGAGGGAACGCTGGCGGTTGAGGATATGAAGATTGTGGAAAATTATATCCGAGTGGCCGGCAAGCTGAACTTTAAGGTGCTTTATGTGACGGATGAGGGGGAGACACGCCTGTCCTGCCTGGAGGGACGGATTCCATTTGAAGAGATGATCTATCTGGAGCAAGATCCAGTGGGGGATCTGTTCATCCAGTCCTCAAGCGTAGATCTGACCGTCACGGCCATTCATTCCAGAAAATTAAATCTTAAGACCCTGGCTGAGATATCCATCTGCTCCGAAGGACGCAAGGAAGCGGAGATCACTACGGACATTGACAGTGATACGCCCCTTTATAAGCGGCATGAGAGCAAGGAACTGCTTCGGGTATTCACCACGAAAAAGGATACATACCGCATTAAGGAAGAGGTGTCCATCGGCGGAACGAAGGAGAATATCGGCACGCTTCTGTGGACGGAGGTCAATAGCAGGAAACTGGATACGAGGCTTGAGGCGGACGAACTGAAACTTCAGGGCGAACTGCTGCTTTTCTGTTTCTATGAGTCTCTGGATGGCAAGACGGACTGGATTGAACAGACAATTCCATATGAAGGACGTATAGAATGCTATGGAGTACAGGATAATATGTATCACCAGATATATCCGGAACTTACGGATGTGAACATCGACGTGCGGATGGATGAGGATGGAGAAATGCGCCTGATCGGAGTTGAGGCGACCCTGGAAGTACGGCTGATCATATATGAAGAAGAGCAGGTTGATATCCTGTCGGACATCTATTCCCTGGAGCAGGCGTGCACTCCAAGAGTGACAGAAGAGTGGATGGAGCAGCTCCTGCTGCAGAATCACTCCAAATGCAAGGTGACTGAGCAGCTCTCCCTCCCGGAGATCAAAGATGATATCCTGCAGATCTGCCACAGCAGCGCACGAATTCAGATCGAGCGGACGGAACCGGCAGACAATGGGATTCAGATTGAGGGCGTGCTGCACATCAGCTTCTTGTATGTAAAAGCGGATGATACCATACCTTTTGATACATGGCAGGGAATGATACCATTTTCCTATCTGCTTGAAGGCAACGAGACTTCCGCGGATATGGTCTATGGGCTGACTTCTGCGGTGGAGCAGCTCTCTATAGGACTTCTGGGCAGCGATGAGATTGAGATCAAGGCCGTTCTTGCATTTAACAGTTTCTTGAAGAAGCCAGTTCGGATCATGAACATCGAGGAAGTGGAGTTTGCGCCTATTGATATGGAAGAGGTGGAAAGAAGGCCTGGAATTACCGGCTACATCGTGAGAGAAGGCGACGCGCTGTGGGATCTTGCCAAGAGATACAGCACCACGGTAGAAGGAATCATGGAGGTAAACGGACTGGAAAAAGAGGAGATAAAACCAGGGGATAAGATATTGATTTTTAAGGAGAATATGAGTATACTGTAGGTACACTGTATACAAGATACAAGGAGAAAACATATGGATAAACTGGACTTAAAAGCACTGGGAAAGATAAATCTGGGACTGGATGTATTGGGCAAGAGAGAGAATGGCTACCATGACGTACGAATGGTAATGCAGACAGTGTATCTCTATGACCAGATTCGCATTGAGAAGAGGAAGGAGCCGGGAATCAGCCTGTCCACCAACCTGTTCTACCTGCCGGTCAATGAGAATAATCTGGCTTATCGGGCGGCCAGCCTGCTGATGGAGGAATTCCAGATCAAGGAGGGAGTGAAGATCACCCTGGATAAGCATATTCCAGTGGCTGCCGGGATGGCTGGAGGAAGCTCCAATGCAGCAGCAGTCTTATTTGGAATCAACCGTATGTTTTCGCTTGGACTGTCACAGAAAGACCTGATGGAACGCGCAGTGTCGCTGGGAGCCGATGTGCCTTATTGTATCATGAGGGGAACCGTGCTGGCAGAAGGAATCGGAGAGATCCTGACGCCCCTTCCGGATATGCCCAAATGCCATGTCCTGCTCTCCAAGCCGCCGATCAGCGTTTCTACCAAGTTAGTTTATGAGAAGTTGGATTCTTATGACAGTATTGAACATCCGGACATTGATGGAATCATAAAGGGGCTAAAAGATGGGGATATTAAGAAGGTAGCCGCGAGCATGGGCAATGTGCTGGAAAATGTAACCATAGAGGAACATCCGGTCATCGAAGAGATTAAGAACGTGATGCGCAAGGAAGGCGCGCTAAATGCCATGATGAGCGGAAGCGGCCCCACTGTATTCGGGCTGTTCGAAGACAAGAAGAAGGCCAAGAAGGCCGCTGCCAGGATAAAGGAGTTACAATTAGCGAAGCAGGCGTACGTGACCAGCGTACATAATGCAAGGAGGAAATAAATGATGGAACCGAACTTTAAAGTGAATATGAATGAGTACCTGCCTCTACGGGACGTGGTGTTCAATACGCTTCGCCAGGCGATCCTGCGAGGCGAGCTAAAGCCGGGCGAGAGGCTTATGGAGATCCAGCTTGCCAATAAGCTGGGAGTTAGCCGCACGCCGATCAGGGAGGCCATCCGCAAGCTGGAGTTGGAAGGCCTTGTCCTGATGATTCCAAGAAAAGGGGCCGAGGTGGCTGAGATTACAGAGAAGAGCCTAAGAGACGTCCTGGAAGTGCGAAGAGCGTTGGAAGAACTGTCTGTACAGCTGGCGTGCGAGAAGATCACCAAAGAAGAGATACGCGAGCTGGAACGCGTGGCAAAGGAGTTCCAGCAGGTAGTAAAGAGCAGCGATATTACCGAGATCGCGGAAGTGGACGTTCGTTTCCATGATATTATCTATACAGCGACGGATAACCAGAAGCTGATCCAGCTCCTTAACAACCTGCGTGAGCAGATGTATCGCTACCGGGTAGAGTATCTGAAGCGGGACGGCGTGTTTCCTCAGCTTATTGCCGAGCATGAGGCGATCATCCGTCATATTGAGAATAACGAGAAAGAGAAGGCCACGGAGGTCATGTGCAGGCATATTGACAACCAGGTAGAGGCGGTGATCGACGTGATCCGGGCAAAACATAACTAGCAGCTGAATAAAAGGCCTTTCATATGTCAAGACTCCTAATAACAGTGAAGGAGGTACGTTACATATGGAAGGAAAGAAAAATTATTTGGAAAGATATAGAATCAGACAGATCATCTGTGTTATACTTGGAATCTGCATTGCCCTGGCCGCAACGCTGATTCTTACCGCAAGCCGCATGAAGCAGGTGGACGCGAAGGTCGCGCGTACCCAGGAGTCGCTGGCGAAGGAAGTATTCCGCTTCCATGTGCTGGCCAACAGCGACAGCGACGAGGATCAGGCAGTGAAGCTGAAGGTGCGGGACGCAGTCATTACTTATATGAAGGAAAGCATGGATGAAGAGATAGAAGGAAGTACGGATGCAAAGGATACGAAGGAGTGGGCCAAGGCCCATCTGGAGGAACTGGAGCAGGTAGCCGACCGCGTGATCAAAAAGGAAGGATATTCCTATCAGGCGGAGGCGGAAGTGACCACCTGCTATTTTCCAGATAAGCGTTACGGAGACATCCTGTTTCCGCAAGGAGATTACGAGGCGCTCAGGATTAAGCTTGGAAAGGCCCAAGGCCATAACTGGTGGTGCGTCCTGTATCCCAATCTGTGCTTTACCAATTCAACCTGTGCCGTAGTCAGCGATGATGGGAAAGAAGAACTGAAAGAAGCGCTGACGGCAGAAGAATACGAGATGGTTACCGCTACCTCGGACTTTAAGATAAAATGGTTCTTTTTCGGAGAGGATTCCGAAGAGGATTAGGAGAAACATGGAGGCAGTTTTCATGACTGAATTTTTAGTTAGACATTTTGTTAAGAACCACGAAGACGTTGAAAAGGTGTCTGTCCGCACCGCCTATGGAGTATTGGCGAGCGTGGTGGGCATCTTTTGCAACGTTCTTTTGTTTGTGGTCAAGGGGGCTGTAGGATTCTTCCTGCACAGCGTCTCTGTCATGGCAGATGCGTTCAATAATCTGTCGGACGCCGGCTCTTCCGTCGTAGGGCTTGTGGGGGTAAGGATGGCCAGCAAGCCGGCGGATGAGGAGCATCCTTTTGGCCATGGAAGGATTGAATATATAGCGGCGCTTGTGGTATCCTTTCTGGTACTGCAGGTTGGATTTACATTTTTTAAGGATTCCATCCGCAAGATACAGAACCCGGAAGAGTTAAAATTCCAGGCAGTATCCGTCATCATACTGGTGCTGTCCATTGGCGTGAAACTGTGGATGGGCATGTTTAATAAGAAGCTTGGGAAGAAGATTGATTCCAAAGTGATGATGGCTACGGCTACGGATGCCATGGGAGATGTTGTGACGACGACCGCCACCATCGCGTCCGTTTTATTTTTCAGGATTACGGGAATCAATATTGACGGAATCGTAGGAATCGGCGTATCCCTGGTGGTAATGTGGGCCGGAATCGGCATTGCCAAAGATACTTTGGAGCCGCTGATCGGCGAGGCAGTAGCCCCGGAAGAGTATGTGAGGATCAGCAGATTCGTGGAAAAGTATGAGGGAATCGTGGGGAGCCATGACCTGATCGTGCACAATTACGGGCCAGGAAGGAGCATGGCATCCATCCACGCGGAGGTACCCAATGACGTGGACATCGAAGTGTCCCACGAGATCATAGACCGGATTGAGCGGGATGCGGCCAAGCGCCTGGGAATATTCCTGGTAATACATATGGATCCGGTGGAGACGAAGGACGAGCATGTGCTGGAAGTGCGGCATCAGGTGGAACAGATATTGGATGCAGTGGACTCACGCGTGTCCATCCATGATTTCCGCATGGTGGACGGCAAAGAGCAGATCAATCTGATCTTTGACATGGTGGTGCCCTTTGAGTACAGCACGCAGAAACAGAATGAACTGAAGATGACGCTTCGGAAGCTGCTTCAGATGGCAGATAAAAGATACCAGTGCGTTATCACCATTGAAAGGAGTTATGTAGCAAGTGCAAAGGGATAATCAATATACATTTAAAAGCAGGGTAAGATTCAGCGAGGTAGATCACACCAAACGGATCACGCTTCCAGGAATCGTAAACTACTTCCAGGACTGCAGCACCTTTCAGTCGGAAGGGCTGGGACTGGGAGTCGATCACTTCGCAAAGCATAAAAGGGCGTGGATCCTGTCCGCCTGGCAGGTCGTGATCGACAGATACCCTTTCCTGGGGGAAGAGATCAGCGTCAGCACCTGGGCTACCGAATTCAACGGCCTCTATGGGCTTCGTAACTTCTGTATGGAAGATGAAGGGCAGCAGATGACTGCCTGCGCCAACTCGGTATGGGTCTATATGGATATAGAAAAGGGAAGGCCGGCAAAGCCGGGAGAAGACGAGACGAAGGCATACGGAGAAGGGGAGCCTCTCAAGATGGAGTATGCGCCCAGGAAGATCGCGCTTCCAAAGGATGCAGAGCCTATGGATGCATTTCCGGTAAGGAAATATCATATCGATACCAATGAACATGTCAACAACTGTCAGTATGTGCAGATGGCTTTGGAAGTGCTGAAAGAACGGATGGAAGTACGGCAGCTGCGGGTAGAATACAAGAGATCGGCCGTATATGGGGATGTCATTTATCCCCGGACAGCGTATGAAAAAGACCGGACGGTAGTGGAACTGTGCGATGAAGCAGGAAAGCCCTACGCAGTCGTAGAACTAAAGTAAGGGCAAGGGCTTAAGAAGGAGGAAAGCATGACATTAGAAGAAGGATTAGGAACAAAAAAGACGCTTATGGTGGTAAAAGAGGTGGAATTCGGCGTATACCTGGGGAATAGCCAGGAGAAGGTACTACTGCCGAAAAAACAGGTGCCGGAAGGCGTGGAGGTGGGAGATCCGATCGAAGTATTCCTGTATAAGGATTCTTCGGACAGGCTGATCGCCACCACCAACGAGCCAAAGATCATGCTGGGAGAACTGGCAGTACTTACCGTTGCCGCGACGGGAGGAATTGGCGCATTTCTGGACTGGGGGCTGGAGAAGGATCTGCTGCTTCCCTTCCGGGAGCAGACGGCGCCGCTTAAGAAGGGGGACCAGATCCTGGTAGCCCTATATATCGACAAGTCGCAAAGACTGTGCGCCACCATGAAGGTCTACGAAAGGCTGCGTACGGATTCTCCTTATAAAGTGGATGACCAGGTGGAAGGAATCATCTATGAGTTAAGCGATAATTTCGGCGTATTCGTAGCAGTGGACAATCTCTATTCCGCGTTGATACCTAAGAGGGAAGCCTTTGGGAAGCTTAGAGTGGGAGACAGAGTAAAAGCAAGGGTTGTAAAAGTAAAAGAGGACGGAAAATTAGATCTCAGCGTGAGGGAGAAGGCATTTCTGCAGATGGATGTGGACGCGGACTTGATCATGAAGCGGATGGAAGAATATGGCGGAAGCCTGCCTTTTACCGATAAGGCAGACCCGGAACTGATCAAGAAGGAGTTTGACTTAAGCAAGAACGCGTTCAAGCGCGCAATTGGCCGCCTTTTAAAAGAGGGAAAGATAGAAATTCGTGAAAAAAGCATTGAAATCCTTAACAAATAGTTTATAATAAGGGGCGAAGGATTGAAAATTGGAAAGGAGATTGGTAGAAGATGAAAGTACAGAACATCACAGACGTAGATAAGTTTTTTAAGGTAGTTGACCAGTGCAAAGGCAGGGTCGAGTTAGTAACAGGCGAGGGAGACAGGCTGAACTTAAAGTCCAAACTGTCCCAGTATGTGTCTATGGCGAATATTTTCTCTAATGGAGAGATTCCGGAGTTAGAGATTATTGCATATGAGAAGGAAGATATCGACAAGCTGGTGAACTTTATGATCAATGGCGAGTAACAGGCCTGGGCTTGACGATGATATAAGCAGATAGCAGAAATGATTGCTGCCAATGGAAGAATTAATCCATTGGCAGTTTTTTTGTCTGCTTTTTAAATAATGAATGCTTAAGATTACTCCGGAGACTGGAGGACAGACCAGGTATCTACAGAGGCGGTAATCACTTCATCGATACGTCCCGCGTCCTTTGTCTCAATGATATCTACAATATTCTTGTGTACCTTATAGACAATGCCTCCATGCTGATGCTTATGCGTTGCCGTGATGGATGGCTCCATAAAGTCTATGACGAAATTATAGATCCGTTCCGCCAGCAGGTTGCAGGACGCCTTCCCGAGCAGTCGGTGGAATTCCAGGTCATTTTCCCTTAATTTTTCCGGATACGCGCCGAACTTCATCAACATGCCAAGCTCATCCAGATTATCTTTCAGCGCCCGTCTTTCACGCTGGTTCTCATCGTAATGCTTCAATATTAATTCCAGAATATTAATCTCGAATATATGGCGGAATTCGTAAATGTCGTCAATATTCGGATTCACAGTAAAAAAACTGAACAGAAAGGAATCCAGAATGCTGTTTGCCGGAGTCTCGCATACATAAGTGCCATTGCCGACACGGATATCGATCAGGCCAAAGGCAGAGAGTATTTTCATGGCTTCCCTTACAGAGCCGCGGCTTACCCCCAGGCCTTCGGATATTTCCAGCTCGCTGGGCAGCTTGTCCCCAGGCTTTAGCCGGCGGTCGATCAGCAGCTGCTTAATATTATTGACGACAATGTCAACTGCAGATTCGCGCTTGCTGGCTTTCTCATAGAAGATGGACATGGTTTACCTCCGATGTTTCTATTTTCGATGTATCTATATGTATTAATCTACCATAAACAAAGATAAAACGTCAAATGATTTATTGTAATATTATATTGAAAATATGACAATATTTTGCTTATAATTCGAAAATATATGAAAAATGCTAATTATTTGTCTCGAAAAATGAAAAGTATTGACAGATTATACAAAATGTGATATACATTAAACATCAAATGTTTAATTATATACAATAGAGAACAAAGTAGAAAAGGACTGTTTCAAGGAGGAGAAAAATGAAGAAAAAAATCGTGAGTATTCTACTGTGCCTGACGCTTGTAGCATGCATGGCAGCAGGATGCGGAGAAAAGAAGGCAGAAGATGGCGGCAAAAGCGAGGCAAAAAGCAGTGAGTCCAAGTCGGATGGAGATGCCGTGGTCAAAAAAGGAGATTATGTAATCGGCCTTTCAAATTCATACTTTGGCAATACCTGGAGAAAGCAGATGGTAGAAGCATTTACCAATTCAGCCGAGGAAGCCAAAAAAGCAGGATATATCTCTGACTATGAGATCCAGAATGGGGATAATACGGTGAATTCCCAGATTGCCCAGATTAACAGCTTTATATTAGAAGGCGTGGATGCCATCTGCATATGCGCGGCATCGCCAACGGCGCTTAACAGTACGATCCAGAAGGCTTTGGACGCTGGTATTACAGTCGTTGCCTTCGACTCTATCGTAGACTTGGATGGCGTATATACAATGGACTATCCTTGGGAGCAGATCGGCAAGGACAGCGTGAATTATGTTGGAGAGCAGCTGGATGGCAAAGGAAACGTGGTAGTCGTAAGGGGCGTCTCAGGCGCTGCTCCTGACCAGGGAATATATGCCGGCATCACAGAGGCGATGAAAGACTATCCTGATCTAAAGATCGTGCAGGAAGTGATTGGCGAGGCCAGTGCAACAAAGACCCAGGAAGAACTGACAAAGGTCATGGCTTCTCTTCCTGACGTGGATGCAGTAATTACCCACTGCGGCGGCGATGCCATCGGCGCGGTAAATGCATTTGACCAGTCCGGCAAAGATATGCCTATCATTATTGGAGATAACACGGCGGAATATATTAACTGGTGGCTTGAGCAGGACGGATATGAGACTCTCAGCCAGGGCTCCACGCCAGGCTGCGGCGCGGCTGCGTTCTGGACCGCGCTGGATATCCTCAACGGATATGATGTACCGGAAGAGATGATGTTAAGCGTACCACATATAACCAAAGACAATGTAGGCGAATATAAAGGAATGAAGGCCGGAACCTTCGTATCACCTGACTTTACAAACGAATACGTAATCGAGAATATCATTGACGCATCTAAATAGAAGGACGGTGAACGACTTGAGGGAAATCTTTCTTGAAGGAAAAGACCTGTTGAAGGTGTATGGCCCTACAACAGCCGTTAATCATCTGGACATCAATGTCTACCAGGGCGAGGTTCTAGCCCTGGTAGGCGGAAATGGTGCCGGAAAGAGCACGCTGACAAAGATACTATCGGGAGTCATTAGCAGCGACTCCGGAAGCATTAAGATTCTTGGAGAAGAGATCAATCTGAATAAATACACGCCTGCCACAGCACGTTCAAAGGGAATCCGGGTGGTGCATCAGGAACTGTCCTTATGCAAGAATCTGACAGTATACGAAAATTTCTATATTGAGCAGTATCAAAGATTTCAAAAAGGGAACCCAAAGTGGAGAGATGAAGCGAGAGAAATGGCCAGGCAGGCGCTTGACCGGGTGTTCCCGGATCACGGAATTGATGTAGGGGCAGGACTTGCGACTTTAAGCATTGCCCAGCAGCAGATGGTGGAGATCGCAAGGGCAACCAGCGATCCGGATGTCAAGATGATGGTGCTGGATGAGCCGACTTCATCTCTTCCGGCAAGACAGACGGAACAGCTGCAGGATTACATCAAGAAGAGCGCCAGGGAACAGAAGATTGCCTATATCTACATATCCCACAGATTGAAAGAGATCATGTTTCTGGCTGACTATATATACATTATGCAGAATGGGGCCCAGAAGTATCAGTGCCCCATAGGTGAGACGGATGAAGACGATATTGTGGAGCGTATGGGGGATGGAGCGGTTGAGAAGAAGGCAGGGATATTTCTGGCTCCTGAACTGAACAAGAATACCAGGGTGAGTTTTCACGATTATTCTTCCAAGCATTTAAAGAATGTGACAAAGGAAATGTACGGCGGAGAGATCGTTGCTATTACCGGATTAGAAGGCAATGGGCAGCTGGAGCTGATCCAGGAGATCTTTTACCAGGCAAAGAAGAAAAGGCCCGGGCTTCAGATCAGTGGAAAAGTAGCTTATGTTGCCGGAGACAGGAAGAAGGAAGGCATCTTCCCGCTGGGATCGATCAAAGACAATATGATTGTCTCCAAGATCGCGGATTCTGCGCTGTTTAAGCCCATATCCATGGGAAATGTAGATCAGGCGGTCACGCACTGGAACCAGAGGCTAAAGACAAAATGCGCGTCTACCGATGACCTTATCACGATGCTGAGCGGGGGCAACCAGCAGAAGGTGCTGATTGGCCGGGCGCTGGCTGTAGATGCGGATATTATTTTGCTGGATGATCCGACCCGGGGCGTAGATATCGGGACGAAGCTGGAATTGTACGAAGTATTCCGGGAGGCAGCCAAGGCGGGAAAACTAGTCATCTGGAAGACCTCGGATGACGCGGAACTGGAATATTGCACCCGCCTGCTGGTTATGAATAATGGGACAATTGCCGGGGAGTTCAGCCATGAAGAATTTGATCATTCTTCCATGCTTAAAGTCGCTTTCCGTAACAATAAGGAGAAGGCGGACAACCTGGAGAAAAGGAAGGCCAAGACACCCAGGCTTTATTTATTTTCACTGATTTCCATGCTTGTCCTGTATATGGTCTGCGGGTTCATGTCTCCTTCTATTTTCTCTAAGTTCGGGGTTGAACTTCTGGCGGTAGGCTTTGCGCCATTCGTGTTTGCGGCCTTGGCCCAGACATTTATCATCGGCCTTGGGCATATCGACTTGGGAGTAGGGGCGTTCATGGGGCTTGTGAATGTCATCTGCGCCACGATTCTGGATCAGAGCACCGGCCTTGGGCTTCTGTGCCTGGCAGGCCTGATTATTGCATACTCCTGCATGGGACTCGTGATATACCTGCGGGATGTGCCGCCAATCATCGTGACCTTGGGCATGTCTTTTGTATGGACGGGAATCGCATATGTGCTGCAGGACGTTCCAGGGGGACATGTTCCGGAATGGATGGTCCATATATTTAACTTCAACAACCCAATTCTGCAGGGCGTGCTGGTATGGCTGGTTCTATTTATCGTAGCAGCGATATTCATATACCGCTCCAGATATGGCACGGCTCTCCGGGGATTTGGAAACAATGAGAATGCAATGCGCAACAGCGGATGGTCTAAGGCGAAGGCATACTGGACCACCTACATGATCGCGGGAACCTTTGCGGCCATGGGGGGAATTGCCCAGTCTGTGATCACGGGCGCATCCGACGTTAATGCATCTGCTACATATACCATGCTGACCGTGGCAGCCGTAATTATCGGGGGCGGCTACTTCTCCGGAGGCGTGGTGACGCATATAGGCGCGGTATTCGGAGGCATCTCCCTTACCATGATCAGCGTGCTTCTGGGCCTTCTGAAGGTCAGCACGGATTATACCGCGACAATCCAGGGGCTTGTCCTGATTATCATATTGTCTTTAAGACTGATTAGAAAGGAGAAGCTGCAGTGATGAAAAAGGTAAAAAAATATATTCGAGAAAATAACTGGCTGTGGGCGGCAGCAGGCGCCTTTCTGCTCTGGCTGATCATGGGGCTTACGTCCGGCAGGCTGAATGTGGAGAGTTTCCTTTCCAATGCGTATATCGCCTCTTTTCTGGTCATCTTGTCTTTTGGACAGATGCTGGTAGTGACATCCGGACGAGGCGCCATTGATTTGTCCATCCCGGGCGTACTTACGCTGATGGCTTTTATATCCATGAGCATTATGGACGGGGAGGATAAGAATGTCCTTCCGGCAATTCTGGCAGTGATCGCGGTGGCCGCGGTGATCGGAATCCTGAACGGGCTTATGGTAATCTATCTCCAGATACCGGCAATCATCGCCACCATGGCAATGAACTATATCCTGACCACGGCAGCCCTCCT
This genomic interval carries:
- a CDS encoding FadR/GntR family transcriptional regulator → MSIFYEKASKRESAVDIVVNNIKQLLIDRRLKPGDKLPSELEISEGLGVSRGSVREAMKILSAFGLIDIRVGNGTYVCETPANSILDSFLFSFFTVNPNIDDIYEFRHIFEINILELILKHYDENQRERRALKDNLDELGMLMKFGAYPEKLRENDLEFHRLLGKASCNLLAERIYNFVIDFMEPSITATHKHQHGGIVYKVHKNIVDIIETKDAGRIDEVITASVDTWSVLQSPE
- a CDS encoding acyl-[acyl-carrier-protein] thioesterase codes for the protein MQRDNQYTFKSRVRFSEVDHTKRITLPGIVNYFQDCSTFQSEGLGLGVDHFAKHKRAWILSAWQVVIDRYPFLGEEISVSTWATEFNGLYGLRNFCMEDEGQQMTACANSVWVYMDIEKGRPAKPGEDETKAYGEGEPLKMEYAPRKIALPKDAEPMDAFPVRKYHIDTNEHVNNCQYVQMALEVLKERMEVRQLRVEYKRSAVYGDVIYPRTAYEKDRTVVELCDEAGKPYAVVELK
- a CDS encoding cation diffusion facilitator family transporter, which translates into the protein MTEFLVRHFVKNHEDVEKVSVRTAYGVLASVVGIFCNVLLFVVKGAVGFFLHSVSVMADAFNNLSDAGSSVVGLVGVRMASKPADEEHPFGHGRIEYIAALVVSFLVLQVGFTFFKDSIRKIQNPEELKFQAVSVIILVLSIGVKLWMGMFNKKLGKKIDSKVMMATATDAMGDVVTTTATIASVLFFRITGINIDGIVGIGVSLVVMWAGIGIAKDTLEPLIGEAVAPEEYVRISRFVEKYEGIVGSHDLIVHNYGPGRSMASIHAEVPNDVDIEVSHEIIDRIERDAAKRLGIFLVIHMDPVETKDEHVLEVRHQVEQILDAVDSRVSIHDFRMVDGKEQINLIFDMVVPFEYSTQKQNELKMTLRKLLQMADKRYQCVITIERSYVASAKG
- a CDS encoding ABC transporter substrate-binding protein; the encoded protein is MKKKIVSILLCLTLVACMAAGCGEKKAEDGGKSEAKSSESKSDGDAVVKKGDYVIGLSNSYFGNTWRKQMVEAFTNSAEEAKKAGYISDYEIQNGDNTVNSQIAQINSFILEGVDAICICAASPTALNSTIQKALDAGITVVAFDSIVDLDGVYTMDYPWEQIGKDSVNYVGEQLDGKGNVVVVRGVSGAAPDQGIYAGITEAMKDYPDLKIVQEVIGEASATKTQEELTKVMASLPDVDAVITHCGGDAIGAVNAFDQSGKDMPIIIGDNTAEYINWWLEQDGYETLSQGSTPGCGAAAFWTALDILNGYDVPEEMMLSVPHITKDNVGEYKGMKAGTFVSPDFTNEYVIENIIDASK
- a CDS encoding S1 RNA-binding domain-containing protein, which codes for MTLEEGLGTKKTLMVVKEVEFGVYLGNSQEKVLLPKKQVPEGVEVGDPIEVFLYKDSSDRLIATTNEPKIMLGELAVLTVAATGGIGAFLDWGLEKDLLLPFREQTAPLKKGDQILVALYIDKSQRLCATMKVYERLRTDSPYKVDDQVEGIIYELSDNFGVFVAVDNLYSALIPKREAFGKLRVGDRVKARVVKVKEDGKLDLSVREKAFLQMDVDADLIMKRMEEYGGSLPFTDKADPELIKKEFDLSKNAFKRAIGRLLKEGKIEIREKSIEILNK